The nucleotide sequence TGGGAGCCGGAAGCCACCGATTTAGTGCGGGCGTACGTCATCACTCAGGGACGCGCCCTGCCCGACGAGGGGAAGCTGTCCCTCATCACGCTGGTCACGGCGTCCCCCGAGCACGCACAGCGGCCGATGCGGCTGTCGCCCGAGGAGCAGAGCCTGATGGACATCTGCTCCGCGGGCTACCTGTCCGTCGCCGAGATCGCCGGGCACACCCGGCTGCCCCTGGGAGTGGTACGGATCCTGCTGGCGTCCCTGGCGGAGGGCGGTTACGTCCTGACCCGCCCGCCGGTGG is from Streptomyces cadmiisoli and encodes:
- a CDS encoding DUF742 domain-containing protein yields the protein MTRHDGWEPEATDLVRAYVITQGRALPDEGKLSLITLVTASPEHAQRPMRLSPEEQSLMDICSAGYLSVAEIAGHTRLPLGVVRILLASLAEGGYVLTRPPVARAPLADREILEEVLNGLRAKFG